Within the Legionella pneumophila subsp. pneumophila str. Philadelphia 1 genome, the region AAAGTAGTCAGTAGAATAAAAGTTACCAATCTCACTGGTTTATCATCGCTTGCATGGGCCAGTAAAGAAAGTCCGATGATTAGAATAAAGCCGCTAACACTATTAGAGAAAACCCAAATTAAGGCATCCAGGTTATTCTTATCTGCTGTTTTCAAGGCTAAGCCATCAATAACCAAGGTATGAAGTGCTTCAATGGAGCCAGAGAATAGAATGGCAAGGCCAATAATTAAAGCAATTTTATCATTACTCAGTCGATACTGAGTGAACGCTAATAACACGGTGACTGCAGCAAGAGAAAATCCTGACCATTGTAAGAGAGTTTGTCTGAAGTAACCGCGAATTTGAGACTCAATGAGTTGGGAACCTGCTATTTTCCCATCATTTATTGTAATGGCCAAATTACTAAAGTCCAAACCCCAGTTTAAACCTATGTAAGGCAGGCCTAACAATAAAATAATAATTAATACCAAAAAATGGGGTACACGCTTTAAGGTCGTTTCATTGAATACAAATGAATTATCCATTTTTGTATCTCAAAATTCCTATATTTTAAAATTAGCATAAAATGTGCCTGTTATTGGCAAAATTGCTGATTTTATATCTTGTTAATCTGGGCTATATGAAAATAATATTTGGGGCTGGATTCTTATTTGAGCATTATTAATGAGTTTTTCAATTTATTTTATTATTTCTGTTGCGTAGCGAAGTGCTCTCATTTCTGAAGACCAGAAGTTTTCTGAAAGCCCCATTTTTAATTTTAAATGATTAATAAACTCATCTTTTGTTTTAACAGACTCCCATACAGAAGGTAAAAAAGTAGCTTGATAGGGACCACAAATTAATACTAAACCATCGAGACCAATTTGCAGTTGTGATTTGAGCTCTTCTTCACTGTCAAAATGTAAAGGAGATAATGGTTTAATTAACGAAATAGTTAGTGACAGCTCTTTTAGTTCACATGGCTTTATTTGGGGGAAGCGTGGGTCTGCACTTGCTGCCCGTATGGAATTGTAAATGATGTTCTCAGCTAATGGATCTTTAGTTGTCAGGCTTCCCATACAACCTCTTAGCATGCCATTCTTTTTTAGAGTAATAAAAGTAGGAACTCGCATCTGTAATAATTGACTATAATCATTGTAATTAATGGTTAATGCTTTATTTTCTTCTGTTTGTAATCGTATTGTTTCTTTTGCGATGTACTTCAATTCATCTGCGCAATGCTCTGAAAATTTAAGTTTTTGGTAGAAGTGATAAGCGGCATAGCCTACTACTCTTTCCTTATCTCCAGCCGTATCGCCTGAGTTGCGTAAATCGAGCAGACGGCTGTAAACATGATTTTGGCGACCGAAATACAGGAAACCGCGCAGAGGAAAATAACCACAAGCGGCATCGTGAAGTATTTCTTCACCATTTAAAGTGTCTATGGAAAGGCAAGTCTTTTTATCTTCTCTTTGGGCTATGTGATAGGGAAGATAATGGCTTAAATCAGAGCTGATAATCAGGAGGGTATCATCACCACCCCATATTCGGGCTATTAGACGGGCTACGTCTTGAGGATTTGTTTCTCCAATAACCAGGGGGAGTATTTTAAATTTGGAGAATATCATTTGGCAGAAAGGCAATTGTACTTCCAGACAATGTTCATTTTGGTGAGCTTCAGGAAGTGAATAGACATAGGGTAGATCTATAATTTGAGTTAGCAGCTCTTTATCTTGATCAATTTCTCCTAACGGCGTGGCAAATTTATCAACAGGATCATAGGCAATGCCTTTGAAATACAATCTATGCGCAGGGCCTAATAGTATGATTTTATTGATGGTGTCTTTTTTATCGCGTAACGAGGCATAAGCAGAAGCTGCTACAGCTCCTGAATAGACATAACCAGCATGTGGAACCAGTATTGCTTTTGGAGCTGGCTTATGAATTGGTGCTTGGTCCAGGAAATTCAATACGGTTTGCTTTAAAGTCAATGGATCGTCAGGATAAAAATACCCAGCTACGGCTGGTTGACGGACGCTCACAACAACACTCCGGAACAACTGAACATACTATACTTATAAATATAGACTAAGAGTTGATTGTGGGCTATTTGATGTTTGATACTATTCCAACCAAATACTGGCATAAGCTGGAAGATGGGCGCATACAATGTGATGTATGTCCTCGTAATTGTAAATTGCGTGAAGGGCAAAGAGGGTTATGTTTTGTTCGTGCAAACCTGGATAATCAAATAAAATTAACTACCTATGGCCGTTCTAGCGGTTATTGCATAGATCCCATTGAAAAAAAACCATTGAATCACTTTTTGCCGGGTAGCCCTGTCTTATCTTTCGGAACTGCGGGATGTAATCTAGCCTGTAAGTTTTGCCAAAATTGGGACATTAGCAAATCCAGAGATATTGATACATTGGCAGATACTGCCATGCCAGAAGATATTGCAAAAGCTGCCCAAAACCTGAATTGCCTAAGTGTGGCATATACCTATAATGATCCGGTGATTTTTATGGAATATGCCATTGACGTCGCAAAGGAATGTCATAAGCTTGGCATTCATTCGGTAGCGGTTTCTGCAGGGTATATTAATCCTGAGCCACGCAGGGAGCTTTATACATACATGGACTCTGCCAATATCGATTTAAAATCCTTTAGTGAAGATTTTTATTACAAAATTACTGGTTCTCATTTACAACCTGTTCTGGATACTCTCATCTATTTGAAGAAGGAAACCAGTGTATGGTTTGAAATTACTAATTTGGTGATTCCAGAAGAAAATGATTCGGATGCCGAGTTTGAGAGGATGTCTGAATGGATTATGACTAATCTGGGGCCTGATGTTCCTTTACACTTCACTGCGTTTCATCCAGATTGGAAAATGATGGATAAAGCTCCGACTCCATTTTCAACTTTACAAAGAGCCAGAGAAATCGCAATCAAGACAGGCTTACATTATGTGTATACGGGAAATGTTCACGATACAACCGGCAGCAGCACTTATTGTCCCCATTGTAAATTACCTGTGATTGTAAGGGATTGGTATCGAATATTGGATTATCGGGTGGATGATACTGGACATTGCTTAAATTGTCATACGCAAATTGCAGGAGTATTTAAGGGAGCAGTTGGTCATTGGGGCCCAAGAAGAGTAATGGTTAAATTAGGTTGCTCTTAATCTTCACATAATAAATTTTTAGTATTATATGCCATGTTTTTGTACATGGTGAATTAATATGAGATTTCAAGATTCTGACTTTGAAGAACGTTATAATACAATGTGGAATAAAATTGCAGTGTCTGCTGATGTTCAAATACGGCAATTATTTGGAGCCAAAGGATTTTTTAGTGAACAGCAGCCCAATTACTATCAACTCCTTGCAAACTATGCTCAAGCAGCCAAAAATATTGTCGATAATTTAAATCGTCAATCTCCCATGTTTGATGACAAAGAATATGTTGAAGGCTATATGATTGCTACTCTCCAATCGGTATATAAAGATTTTTCTCAATATAAACCGAGAATTGCAGGGCGTTATGGAGAGCACTCAAGCTGTGTTGAACTGATTAACAAGACCTTGGATTGGGTACAATCCTTTGATTTAAAATTAGAAAACCTCTCTGAATCTGATGATGAGATGAAAATTACTTTCTAATTGCAAGCTATCCTGTATTATGAGAAATCTGTAATGCGGGATAGCAACATTTCCCTATTACATCTTACTCCTATAGATGCACTTTGCTTGTGTGGCACCAGAGCGTCAATGTTTATTCATCATCAATTGTGCTATAATTGAACAATGATTGCAGGGAGGTATGATGAAACAATTGGTTGTTGCAGGATTTTTCTTATTACTTCTAACTTCC harbors:
- the amrB gene encoding AmmeMemoRadiSam system protein B; amino-acid sequence: MSVRQPAVAGYFYPDDPLTLKQTVLNFLDQAPIHKPAPKAILVPHAGYVYSGAVAASAYASLRDKKDTINKIILLGPAHRLYFKGIAYDPVDKFATPLGEIDQDKELLTQIIDLPYVYSLPEAHQNEHCLEVQLPFCQMIFSKFKILPLVIGETNPQDVARLIARIWGGDDTLLIISSDLSHYLPYHIAQREDKKTCLSIDTLNGEEILHDAACGYFPLRGFLYFGRQNHVYSRLLDLRNSGDTAGDKERVVGYAAYHFYQKLKFSEHCADELKYIAKETIRLQTEENKALTINYNDYSQLLQMRVPTFITLKKNGMLRGCMGSLTTKDPLAENIIYNSIRAASADPRFPQIKPCELKELSLTISLIKPLSPLHFDSEEELKSQLQIGLDGLVLICGPYQATFLPSVWESVKTKDEFINHLKLKMGLSENFWSSEMRALRYATEIIK
- the amrS gene encoding AmmeMemoRadiSam system radical SAM enzyme encodes the protein MFDTIPTKYWHKLEDGRIQCDVCPRNCKLREGQRGLCFVRANLDNQIKLTTYGRSSGYCIDPIEKKPLNHFLPGSPVLSFGTAGCNLACKFCQNWDISKSRDIDTLADTAMPEDIAKAAQNLNCLSVAYTYNDPVIFMEYAIDVAKECHKLGIHSVAVSAGYINPEPRRELYTYMDSANIDLKSFSEDFYYKITGSHLQPVLDTLIYLKKETSVWFEITNLVIPEENDSDAEFERMSEWIMTNLGPDVPLHFTAFHPDWKMMDKAPTPFSTLQRAREIAIKTGLHYVYTGNVHDTTGSSTYCPHCKLPVIVRDWYRILDYRVDDTGHCLNCHTQIAGVFKGAVGHWGPRRVMVKLGCS
- a CDS encoding lpg1171 family Dot/Icm T4SS effector — translated: MRFQDSDFEERYNTMWNKIAVSADVQIRQLFGAKGFFSEQQPNYYQLLANYAQAAKNIVDNLNRQSPMFDDKEYVEGYMIATLQSVYKDFSQYKPRIAGRYGEHSSCVELINKTLDWVQSFDLKLENLSESDDEMKITF